The following proteins are co-located in the Gloeocapsa sp. PCC 7428 genome:
- a CDS encoding NUDIX hydrolase, whose product MSRLWQIGQTVLGIIFRHPIPGTSIIPILPDGQIVLVRRRDNGKWSLPGGMVDWGEDIPTAVRRELAEETGLELVKIRRLVGVYSAPDRDPRVHSICVLVEAEVKGEMKIRDSLEVIDIKAFPPTSLPPGELSHDHTQQLQDYFAGLTTVA is encoded by the coding sequence ATGAGCCGTTTGTGGCAAATTGGTCAAACCGTCTTAGGAATTATCTTTCGGCATCCAATTCCTGGTACTAGCATTATTCCAATTCTGCCTGATGGTCAGATCGTTTTGGTTCGTCGCCGTGATAATGGCAAATGGTCTCTGCCAGGAGGTATGGTGGACTGGGGAGAAGATATTCCGACAGCCGTGCGTCGAGAGTTAGCCGAGGAAACAGGACTTGAACTTGTTAAAATTCGCCGCTTGGTTGGAGTGTATTCCGCACCCGATCGCGATCCGCGCGTACATTCTATTTGCGTGCTGGTAGAAGCCGAAGTAAAAGGCGAAATGAAAATTCGCGATTCTTTAGAAGTGATCGACATCAAAGCTTTTCCGCCGACATCGTTACCGCCTGGTGAACTTTCACACGACCACACGCAGCAACTACAAGATTATTTTGCTGGGTTGACTACTGTAGCCTAA